The Arabidopsis thaliana chromosome 5, partial sequence genomic interval ATCCAACCAAGATACAAAgctccatctctttcttctagCCTGTACTTGTCTGAGTAGTTCCTAAGCAGACTTTTAATGGTTGAATTCACCAAGGGACTCAACGGGTAAGGAGTGAAACCCGCCATCCCAAACCGTGACCTCCATTTTCCTAGGAGCTCGTGTCGCTCCACCCGATCAGCTCCTTCACATGCGATGATGTTCACGACATCTCTTGCTAGACAATGTTGCTCCACATTAATCCTCTGTTTGTGATCTCTTGGTAGAGTCACATCAATTGACTCAAACATCGCGGCATAGTAGTTCATTGTCTCCATGAACCTCGGGAAGAAAGCGgctgtgtttgtgtttgactCTTGTTCCACAAGAGTCACCACCTTGGGAGATAAGCTCTTCACCATTCTCAATAACCGGTCGCTGCAAATTATATTCAACTTAGTCAAAGGACTAAACAAAAGACTCATCCTACGtgtaaacaaattttaataataaaaactatacCGGTGATTCTCGGTGCTCACGCTTTCGTCTGGCATATGATGAAGCACAAAGGCAAAGTTTACGGCTAGAGCTTCCCCAGGTCGAACCCCGAGGTTTTTAGGTTTAACCTCGGAAACTGACACCGATACCGAGTTAAACTCGAATGGAACGTTGAACTGCTTAGCAAGCTTAGCGAGTCTATTTCCAACAATGCTTAGGCCACCTCCACGAGCATACGCTGAAGTCATATCATCGATACCCGTTATCCGAATCCGCGGAGGCCCACCAGGCCTAGCTGCAAAAGCCTGGATAAGAGTGACCCATTGACTCCCTTGACCGATTTGGAAATCAATAATGTGaactctgttttcttccttCATTGCCTCAGCAATAGCACCATTTGCTGACATGTATCCAAACTTGAAGTAAGGACAAACCTCATAGAGAATGTGCATGTAAGAGAGAAGCTCTGTGCTAGCCGGTTCAGGACACCTATTAAGTGCTTTGTATATAGAACTGCCCGACGAAGCTAGCTGCGCCACTAGACCTTCCAATAAGTAAGCTCCCAACCGTTGAATAGGCTCACCAGAAACCGAAACCATCTGCCGCAACTTCTCCATCATTGAATGAGCCATCATAAGATCATTTTCCGACATAGCTTTGGCACATGAAACAAGATCAGCTCTTAAATCCCGCCTCGAGATAGCCTCTAGAGTTGATCTCCAACCATTAATCTCTTGACTCGCCGTGGAATCAAATGAGTCCGTGCAATCGACAAGTAAGTCCAACGAGTCCGGCCCCATCATCACCGTTTCGATTTCCCTAATCTTGTGTTTGAAGTCATTCAACTCATCCGTTACACAAGAGCCACATGTATCATCATATGTAGCAGTAGATAGAGCATTATAAGGAGGAGAGTCAGGAAATGGCTCGAGCGTACAAAACCGTTTACGAGAGTTGTTAACCGGTAAGTACCTAAGCTTCTCAACAGAGTTAGGCTCAAAATAATAAGCCTCAAGCTCTTGTCTAGGCTGCTTGTACATTTCTAGTCACTTCAATGATCTGCACAATAACTGCaagtataaaaaaatcagACTTAAAGACTCATCTTAAACCATCCTAGAGAAGCTCTAAATTACCctgaattatttttgtaacttaGATCAACATAACCTCAAGTTATATTCGTCTATACATAACACAATTCTAATGCAAATAACCACATAATTAGACATATATTAATCaaatctattgataaaaacagagattaaGAATCCAACAAAGCTACAAATTCATACCTTTTTAGGTTATCTAAGCAACATAACCACCAAATCAAAGAATTTTCCAACAGGATcaaaagaagaggatgatTTAAGACCTAATATTATCATGTCATaagatataaaagaaaaacaaaagttataacTTGAGGAATCAAAGATCAAACAGAACTGTTCTAAGTGAACGAAAATCCAAATTTAGTAGTACCCACCTGACTTTTTCGGAGATGAGAAACCTTAAAGTAGTGAATGTTATTGAAGTTCCATGTGAAccagaggaagagagaagggAAGAGAGAAAGTTGTCGGAGACAAGGCACATGGGAATGGCTCGAAAGACAAAACAGAAGTCTCACTCTTAtcacagagaaaaaaaaaaaagaaacagaatctTAAACCGGCGTGTGATTTACGATTATACCACTCAAACATGTCGCTCCCACCACCACATCATTTGATGATTTATTGAGCCTCCAATTATATTAGATACATGTCCCCGATTCATTATTTGTCTCAATCTAGTTTTCAACTTTCACTATCTCTAATCTTAGTTTAAGATTAAAgtattaaaaagatttttttttgttaatcggAAAATTCTAGGTCAAAACCGAAACATTCCCGAAATGCATATAAATTCAGGTTTTTTTAATCACTAAAATCGTCtataaaattgtcaaattgTAAGTGCAAATTAATTCCTAAAACATACGagaataattgatttttttaccCTAAACATAATCAAACCAGAGCCACTGGTTTACCATAACTTAAGTTTATAGTACAGAGTAATTTAAttagcttttttttgtcaccaaaaacaaaatttgcatAAATATTAACAACACAAAGCCACCAATTATTTGAGTAAATGTTCTTTTTTGTCGTAAACTTCTAATCAAATAATTCAGTTTTAATATAATGcatttagaaaattatatataaatacacggaaaagaaaactaattgGCTTTTAGTAGATATAGGAAGACAAGAAGgaacaccaaagaaaatcaaagtcAAAGAATGTTGACCGGGTAGAGAACGAAGACTACAATGCTGAATTCAAATGATGTGATTTCATGCCACACGACTGTGGAAATTACGaagtaatttgattttgtagaaaATAACGAAAACAGAAACTTATTTCTTATGATAAAAtgtcagtttttgttttctttctaattttacTATACCATTTTAATCATCGAACATACCTATTTTATCCATAGTTTTGGAAACATTTGGATCgtttcaaaggaaaaaaaagcaaaaaatctataaaacaaATGGTCAAATTTAAACTGCCATGGATTGTATCTTGAACTTCAAATAACTTGTGATAGTTCTTATAGTACAATAATAAATCTGAAGCTAAAATACTTTTGATAACCAAAAGCTTATGATATAGTGATTGAGCCTAGGATCCATCCAAAAGATTGTGTCATAAGTCATACTAATTTGATACGTTGAGATGTACGAGTTTTGGTTCagaattttacatataattaaaaaaaagttaataagaaaatccagATTCCAAACTAAAAAGGTGTTAACTAAATCTTGCAAAGcagttaaaataataaaaataaaatttactcTCTTTTGTAAGTGAATGTTGTGTCACTATGACCCCACAACCCAACCCCCCTTTGCCGTTCTTTTTTGTatcattattctttttgacAACCCTTTCCATTATAATATGGTGGAGATATCTCacgtttaacaaaaataaaaatgtagaggggtaatgtgttttaaaaacatatataaatgattcTCTAAATCTGTCTATTTGTCgttttttaaaacttcataCAATGAGTGACGTCCCATGTACCATGTATGTAaatgtgtgtatgtatgtacATGGGACttgtaaactatatatatagaaaatctaATGCTAATTCTTTTCCCATTTTTCTCATCATGGCTAAACTCTCATCATCTCCAACTACAGATCTTCTTTGGTGATAGAAATGCAGAATATTTCTGagatatcatcatcaacctttttttttaagtaatgcATATCTTACACCATCTCCATCAATGGTTTTTCATTGAGAAACtgttcaatataaaaataaaatataatcaaaaagtaTGAGAGAGAGTAGAATTAGTCTCTCAAGTGAGAAACTCTGAGAAACCCATAAGAACACTTGTATATCATCTATTggtcaaatattattttattgtaaaaatttaattatataactaatatatattaaaatactaatatttttcttttttgagaaACCAAGAAGGTATCTCACTGATGGAGATACCCTTAGTtgtcatcaatcatcatcatctatatTGCATACAGTGTAAAAAGTTCATATTAAATCTACTAAAATAAAGGGTAAAAGTAAGATTCAATGAGTGAGCCATttatgatttaagaaaaaataaaatgaaaggTGTTCCCCGAGTTCAAAACCCAAGCGGGAATGTGAAAACTTTTGGTTTCTCTGTGTCAATACAAAGATGAATGATGGTTCCTGACACCGAGAATATGTGAACAAAGCTCAGACAAAATATGAACAATCACTTATAGATAGTTATTTTAAAAGTCAAGATAAGtgtaataaaattaatttattgagaaaaaaatacatcaatTTGTTGCATGGAATAAACTCGAGCATGGATCGTAGAGGAAAATGCATCTGCAAAATTATTTAGGGACTTGTATACTTTTTACTTGTCTGACTGATTTTGTTTCAACATTTACTTCCTGGGGAGACAGTTTGTGCTGAAATGGATCAAAAGAGTTACAATACAAAAATGGTTAAGTAAGCCATTGGATTATGATCTCGACATTATGTACATGGAGTGTAGTAGAAACAAGGCTGCATATATATGGGTTATCAAGAACACACATATTCCGGTAAAAACAACCGACAATGGAAACATTAATGGTGATGGTTTTTCCTAACAATGTTGcaattttatgatatatatatacaaagaagTTGAGAATGATCCATAATTGCAAGTCATTCTACTTCATTCACAAGAATGAGGCGGTTTGAAAAATCTTCGAAGTTTTAGTTTGAAGTGGGTACAAGACTGTTTCTCAAAACAGTACCTTCATCGACAAAAATCCGTGGTACATCGTGTACATATAAAGTTGGcgacatgatttttttttcgacCATTTGAGATTGGGATAGAGTAAGCTCTACTGCACATCATCTGCATTTACACCTTCAAGGCTGCGACATCGCACATTAACCGCgttagttttcaattttccaCAGCCCCCTTCCAAAAGTCTATCGGAGACAATGGAATTTTGTGTTGTGTAGTCATTTGTATCTTACTGCATTGACAGTTATAAGCTAACACGAAGTTCTTCTTTAAGTTCTTATCAGAAAGTCCTCCAATAAGTGTTAGATAGCTCAAAGCCATGTCGAGTTATAGAGAAGACTTAAAAACGAAAGGCTCAAGTATCATGACAAAGATTAATTAAGACTGTTGTTTGCACAATCAACTCTTTCTACGTTTCCTAAATCACTGAATCAACCAACCAAGAAACCATAACATAGATAAACAACGTCATATCAACAAAGTGAGAACacacaaattacaaaacatcaGTAATATAGATAGATCCTACACGGCAACAAACACTCGTTTTACAAAACACAGTGATGAAATTTAGGATATgaaaactacatatatatataagggaGGAAGAAGCATTAGGGATTGGATCTGAAAGGATTACGCTCGTTTAATTGAGGATCAACCTTGGGAGAGAGATTGTATCCTTGAAGCAGATCGCGGATCTTTGAGTACATCATCACCTGTGACGGGTCTCCTCCCCCACCACTGCTTTGTGATGCCACCCTTGAGTTTTCCTGCAGCTTAATCTTCTCAAACAGATACTGCTTCTCTGCCTCGGCCTCACTCAGCCTCTGTTTCAGATAGTTACTTGCGTATTCCTCCTCAGACTTATCCATTTTCGCTAGTACAATCCTCTGCAACCTATCAGCCTCCCGCTTTGCTTCATTTGCTTTAAGCTGGAACATGTCTGCCTCCGCTTGCTTCAGCCTCACGATTCTCTCTAGCTCATCTATctgaagtttcttcttctgcctcTCTGCTTTCAGTTCTGAAACTTCCTTGGCTTTGTCTTCGAGCTCTCTATCGCATGTCTCAAGAGCCATGCGTGCCTTCTTGAACATTCTCATCTTCTCCTCAGCCACTATCTCCATTTTCCTCAAAGTCTCTTGTACAACTTCAGCAATTCGGTTGCATGCATCCTGAGGTGCCATCAAACGTCCACCTTCTCCATTTTCAAAGCTCTTCGCAGAGTCTGATTCGATCTCTTTGGTAAAACAGTAACAAAAAAGGGTTAAGACTCTGCAGACAAATAGTAATGTTGGTTCATAAAAAAGAAGTTACCTTGGAAAAACATTAATATCAATTTGGCAGCAGTTGCTTCAGCCAAACCACCTTTAATCTTGTCAATAAGCTCCTCACACTTCCAAAACAGTTTCCTACCTCGTTGATCTTCGCTTCCGCGGAAAATCCTACTAACAAAATCAAGTTCCTTCATCAAAGATTCTCGATCCCAGTTCGGTGCACAGTGCTGAAACACATCTTTAACCCATCCCAACAGCTCAGACGTTCGGTTACAAGCCCGACACTTAAACACTATCTCTCCTGGACCTGAAGTATTATTCTTAGCAGAGGATCCAGTGGTGATCTGTCCATCCCGAATAGCACAATCCGTATGAGTCCAGTGGGAACACAAGTCACATCCGATCCAGCGGCAAGTATTAACCGAAAAATCAAACTTGTTACAGATCGTACACATACAAAGGTTACAAAACCCTTTCCTATTAGTACATATATCACAGTAGCAATCATCAGCAGGTAGTTGATTTTGGCAAGCTATGTTTCTACATCTCTTGTATACAAAAATCTCGATAAGAGACGGCTGAGACAGACTAATATTCGGATGCAAAAACGCCTGAATCCCGGTATTTATCGCTACAAGTATCTCAAGCTGCACCCGATGAGCTCTAACAAGTGTTACAGAGCTCAAATCAGTTCTACTCTGAACAACCTTCTGCAAGAACATGAACTCATCAACACTCTGCGCTACATTCCCTTCAAGGATAGACTTAAGACCGTTCTTTAACTCGTCAAGAAACTCATCCGGTAATCGATGCATTCTCTCTGCAACTAACTCAACTCTTTCCCTAGCGATATCCCGTACCGATACCTTGTCCGCATTCGAAACATGGTGCATCACATTCACAGTTTGTTCCATAGAATCAGGCTCTGTCTTTTGACTCATTGACTTCTTCCCAGCAACAGTGTCTCCTAGTGGCCATGTTTCTTGAGAACTCGCACTCTCCGCTGGAGACTCGCGACGCGGCTCTTGATCTGAAGAGACTAGTGAAAGAGCTGTTTCAAGTCCTCCTCCACTTCGTTGTTGTTGACGTGGTGGTAACATTTGGTGAGGATGATTCGAACCAGATGATGTTCCCATCaaatattaaaccaaaatctgaaattcAGAGAAAACCctcataaatcataatatcACCATCACAACATGAATCCAAGCTTTGAATTTGACTTAAACCCAGAAACAAGCTCTGAAGTTGACTTTAACCCAGaaattgaaaaccctaattatttATCAAACTCTCGGTAAATTAGTCAAAGAAGAATCTTAAGGAATTGATTAAGTTGATAGTTAGATgatgctatatatatatatatgaaatacaAATCGTAAGTAAAATTGATTTCTCAAGCATCGATCTTTAGAACtagttttgaagttttataACTTGATTAAGAAAGATCATTAATTTTACCTCAGAGAGCATGAAactgaaagagaagaaatacaGATCGGAGCAGAGAGAGGAGGACTCACCGGAACGAGAGAGAGGCGTCGGGAGATGTAGccgaggaagaagatcaaTGGGAGAGAGAGTGAGACAAGACAAAATGTGAGGACAAGTATTGTTTtattgtaagaaaagaaaaaaagagataagaatTGTTGACTAGagaggaggaaaaaaaacaaaaaacttgaCGCCGAAGcttttcctcttttctctctttaaaaatctttcaTAGAGGAGAAACTTATGGTTCATTGGTTATTTATTCCAGCTTTGGTAATTTAGGTCAATACCTTGATCTTGAAGATTTAGTCACAAGTGACCAAGAGTTATCAACATATCAAAGTATCATCTTTTGTCTATATAACCCATATGAGACCTTTACTAAGAAGGTATCGACAAGTTTTTCTACTGTTGCCATACCCTTCAAAAATTTTGACACATGCGACTATGTGCACAATGACACGAACAAAATACCAGACTTCACATTCAGGTAGAGACTACTTCAAGTCTTCAACCACGGTTTTCATGATAGTAGACTGCTTAATTTAAGACGCATTCCTTTCATGTAAAATTAGCAATAATTTATCTAAACCAATACTAAGTTAGCCTGTTCGAAATTAAGagatttaatttaattttccttttccttttagATTGATTTAGGTTAGGTAGCAATTTTTGTAATCTATTTACAATCCCTcaattttagtaatttattaaaacactTTAGTGTTTGAAGAGGAGATGGTAAGGTTTATTGGAACATCAAATGGATCAAAAGTCAGAACTTCTCAAGACTATATATGATTGGTTCTCTCAATCTATCATGATATAGACGAAAGCTACATGAGATTTTAATATGGATATGATATATTCTTCTCTATGGAGTCCAATGTACATGggaactaaaagaaaaagacaagtaACAAGTTCATTCACACCATCAGCTATCTatttcattgatttttgttttatttttcttgctttcgAAGAGAAACAGTACCTAGTAGAAAtcaatacaattaaaaaaatatatatttttaaaaaaaattgaactgaacgatattttaaaacatagagatgacattattttttaatccATCGTAaccaatacaaataaaaaataaaaaatcaaacaggTGTTAGTTTAgataaataagtttttttaggAAATTATTGCAAGTATATAATGTAACGATCCGAGaactattaataaaatatattttttttcaccGACGTTGTTCCTTTGGTGAATTGGTTCGTAGGCGAGATCATTTAGGTGGCTTCCATTTTCCGTTGACGTTGCTGTTTTTTGTGAGACAACAAATTTTTCCTAAGATGACCTTTTTCTCTCCGTTGATTTTGagatcttctcttcttttctcgaCATTTTTGGGTGGTCACTTTCCTCGGGATAGTTTTCCATCTCTTGACGGTGATCCAAGCAATTGGCATTATCTCGGTGCGGAAAAAAGACTTACAGTAGATATAACTCGATAATTAGTCAATGAGGTAATGTTGGTTACTAGAGATGTTAATATGGGCTAATTCACCCCCATTTATACCCATGTCATTTAAAACTCACCACATTTATTTAAACTCATTTAACCAATTAAGTTTACACCACATTTACCCTTCCcatttaaaattcatttaagTTTTCTTAACCCATTTAGACCTATATAAcattgtttttaacaaaatagtgtaatcaataattatttgataattCTTGAAAATTTATGGCAAAATACTAAACacattaaaactaaaattattctacttaaat includes:
- the PAT1 gene encoding GRAS family transcription factor (phytochrome a signal transduction 1 (PAT1); CONTAINS InterPro DOMAIN/s: Transcription factor GRAS (InterPro:IPR005202); BEST Arabidopsis thaliana protein match is: SCARECROW-like 21 (TAIR:AT2G04890.1); Has 1807 Blast hits to 1807 proteins in 277 species: Archae - 0; Bacteria - 0; Metazoa - 736; Fungi - 347; Plants - 385; Viruses - 0; Other Eukaryotes - 339 (source: NCBI BLink).); translation: MYKQPRQELEAYYFEPNSVEKLRYLPVNNSRKRFCTLEPFPDSPPYNALSTATYDDTCGSCVTDELNDFKHKIREIETVMMGPDSLDLLVDCTDSFDSTASQEINGWRSTLEAISRRDLRADLVSCAKAMSENDLMMAHSMMEKLRQMVSVSGEPIQRLGAYLLEGLVAQLASSGSSIYKALNRCPEPASTELLSYMHILYEVCPYFKFGYMSANGAIAEAMKEENRVHIIDFQIGQGSQWVTLIQAFAARPGGPPRIRITGIDDMTSAYARGGGLSIVGNRLAKLAKQFNVPFEFNSVSVSVSEVKPKNLGVRPGEALAVNFAFVLHHMPDESVSTENHRDRLLRMVKSLSPKVVTLVEQESNTNTAAFFPRFMETMNYYAAMFESIDVTLPRDHKQRINVEQHCLARDVVNIIACEGADRVERHELLGKWRSRFGMAGFTPYPLSPLVNSTIKSLLRNYSDKYRLEERDGALYLGWMHRDLVASCAWK
- the OBE2 gene encoding potyvirus VPg interacting protein (DUF1423) (OBERON2 (OBE2); FUNCTIONS IN: zinc ion binding; INVOLVED IN: in 6 processes; LOCATED IN: nucleus; EXPRESSED IN: 6 plant structures; EXPRESSED DURING: seedling growth, C globular stage, B proembryo stage, D bilateral stage, E expanded cotyledon stage; CONTAINS InterPro DOMAIN/s: Protein of unknown function DUF1423, plant (InterPro:IPR004082), Zinc finger, PHD-type (InterPro:IPR001965); BEST Arabidopsis thaliana protein match is: Protein of unknown function (DUF1423) (TAIR:AT3G07780.1); Has 1807 Blast hits to 1807 proteins in 277 species: Archae - 0; Bacteria - 0; Metazoa - 736; Fungi - 347; Plants - 385; Viruses - 0; Other Eukaryotes - 339 (source: NCBI BLink).): MGTSSGSNHPHQMLPPRQQQRSGGGLETALSLVSSDQEPRRESPAESASSQETWPLGDTVAGKKSMSQKTEPDSMEQTVNVMHHVSNADKVSVRDIARERVELVAERMHRLPDEFLDELKNGLKSILEGNVAQSVDEFMFLQKVVQSRTDLSSVTLVRAHRVQLEILVAINTGIQAFLHPNISLSQPSLIEIFVYKRCRNIACQNQLPADDCYCDICTNRKGFCNLCMCTICNKFDFSVNTCRWIGCDLCSHWTHTDCAIRDGQITTGSSAKNNTSGPGEIVFKCRACNRTSELLGWVKDVFQHCAPNWDRESLMKELDFVSRIFRGSEDQRGRKLFWKCEELIDKIKGGLAEATAAKLILMFFQEIESDSAKSFENGEGGRLMAPQDACNRIAEVVQETLRKMEIVAEEKMRMFKKARMALETCDRELEDKAKEVSELKAERQKKKLQIDELERIVRLKQAEADMFQLKANEAKREADRLQRIVLAKMDKSEEEYASNYLKQRLSEAEAEKQYLFEKIKLQENSRVASQSSGGGGDPSQVMMYSKIRDLLQGYNLSPKVDPQLNERNPFRSNP